A single genomic interval of Brevibacillus brevis harbors:
- a CDS encoding aromatic acid exporter family protein: MGFLKFKIGYRTLKTAIGTAISILIAQQLGLMYASSAGIITILCIQVTVKQSFQTAWNRILASLLGLGIGVCLFSLMGYTPIAILLFILLFLPLAVRFGIQEGFVNSMVVLMHLYSSKRIDGMLLLNEVALLVIGVGVALLVNLYMPSLDKELKGMQVKVEKLFSKILREFCYYLRHGESDWDGKELIETTGVLETAIRLASRDVGNRLGRRNDSYYEYFVMRQKQFELLERMMPIVSSLDHQVTESHRIADFLERISDSVHPGNTAYRFIDQLRVMQEEIKAADLPRTREEFETRASLFYLLREIESYLFIKHELGKNRDEKAQAARS, from the coding sequence CTGGGCTTTCTCAAGTTTAAAATTGGTTATCGTACGCTAAAAACAGCCATTGGAACGGCTATCTCGATTCTGATCGCCCAGCAGCTGGGCTTGATGTATGCTTCTTCTGCGGGGATCATTACGATCTTGTGTATTCAGGTAACAGTGAAGCAATCGTTTCAGACAGCGTGGAATCGGATTCTCGCCAGTTTATTGGGTCTGGGAATCGGTGTCTGCCTGTTTTCCCTTATGGGCTATACGCCGATTGCCATTCTCCTTTTCATTTTGCTCTTCTTGCCGCTCGCGGTGCGTTTTGGCATTCAGGAAGGCTTCGTCAACAGCATGGTTGTGCTCATGCATCTGTATTCTTCCAAGAGAATCGACGGGATGCTCTTGCTGAATGAGGTCGCATTGCTCGTCATCGGTGTGGGCGTAGCCCTACTGGTCAATCTGTACATGCCGAGTCTCGATAAAGAGCTAAAAGGGATGCAAGTAAAGGTGGAGAAGCTGTTCAGCAAAATCTTGCGGGAGTTCTGCTACTACTTGCGTCACGGCGAAAGTGATTGGGACGGGAAAGAATTAATTGAGACAACAGGGGTATTGGAAACGGCAATTCGCTTAGCCTCGCGAGATGTTGGCAATCGATTGGGCCGCCGCAACGATTCGTACTACGAGTATTTTGTGATGCGACAAAAGCAGTTCGAGCTATTGGAACGCATGATGCCGATCGTCTCTTCCTTGGATCATCAGGTAACAGAGAGCCATCGGATTGCAGATTTTCTTGAGCGAATCAGCGACTCGGTACATCCGGGCAATACTGCCTACCGCTTTATCGACCAGTTGCGCGTGATGCAAGAGGAGATCAAGGCAGCAGATTTGCCGCGAACGCGAGAGGAATTCGAGACGCGTGCCTCGCTGTTCTACCTCCTTCGAGAGATTGAGAGCTATTTGTTCATCAAGCATGAGTTAGGCAAAAACAGGGACGAAAAGGCTCAGGCGGCAAGGAGTTAG
- a CDS encoding YcdB/YcdC domain-containing protein, whose protein sequence is MLRRATSWGLSLGVSSSILMSSVFATAGVEGLAPIVRAAEKMLSQEEAIKYAQKWVTIPGGYKLRSARMTNPDDDYYYSGRSYWNLTWEKNKVGSIYVTIDAVSGQLSRYSNYLDDEQLGGTKNKLTEEQAMGAATQFLKKVTTEEERSRLSKPNEYAGQDDYYFRNQGQVVRFTRMVNEIPFLGNGFQIILDRSGEVISFHREWYDGKLPEATKVIEIAEAEKKWEEKASPSLVYKDLAGMTDNYQQGPGTYELVYGFQNEDPQLVEATTGEVINLFGKAASKKTIKPLGDTISKETPEKRLITKEEAQKLAEQYVKRLPGNYRFDGSSGGGSSSGPGGISERHWSFDFMPQNGGKKSDEVEVDINDRGELVGYQVNPNGKFEETPKKMVTTWEQAEESATELVKSLLDDQLGEIYLIEEEPSKETLQSYADNGEHYNIQFGMLVNGIPVEDETFRVEVNPETGVAESLNKRSRLETRLLPKAKVQHIEQQKAKAVIKEQQKFQLAYHQPVPEWKSAKQSEPFLVYRYVGDNGIVKAGTGEWYSFVEAQKKQAPSDIDEHPQQAELEFALRRGWMTVIDGQLGPEKEVSRGEMAMIMAQMADEREFRNLRPSFDSDEERFIHDFADVPSSHPSYAAIQKNVEYKLIPKSGKNFEPDRMITRAEVADMVARMLGYNNLLDKPELFKSPYQDLQPQHIPAATLLSAHDLFKGKSATNFEPDATVTRAQIAELLKMIYDQQQERH, encoded by the coding sequence GTGTTGAGACGTGCTACATCGTGGGGACTTTCACTAGGCGTGTCATCGTCCATTCTGATGTCGTCTGTATTCGCAACAGCAGGTGTCGAGGGCCTTGCACCCATCGTGCGTGCAGCCGAGAAAATGCTTTCGCAGGAAGAGGCAATTAAATATGCCCAAAAGTGGGTGACAATTCCGGGGGGCTATAAGCTGAGAAGCGCCAGAATGACAAATCCGGACGATGATTACTATTATTCAGGACGATCCTATTGGAATCTCACTTGGGAAAAAAACAAGGTCGGAAGTATTTATGTGACGATTGACGCTGTTTCTGGACAATTGTCTCGTTATTCCAACTATTTAGATGACGAACAACTCGGAGGCACAAAAAATAAGCTTACGGAAGAACAGGCAATGGGAGCAGCGACACAGTTTCTGAAAAAAGTGACAACCGAAGAGGAGCGGAGTCGTTTATCCAAACCGAATGAATACGCGGGACAAGACGATTATTATTTCAGAAATCAGGGACAAGTTGTCCGTTTTACTCGCATGGTCAACGAGATCCCTTTTCTGGGAAATGGTTTTCAAATCATCTTGGACAGGAGTGGGGAAGTCATCAGCTTTCACCGGGAATGGTACGACGGAAAGCTCCCGGAAGCAACGAAAGTCATAGAGATAGCCGAAGCAGAGAAAAAATGGGAGGAGAAAGCAAGCCCATCCCTTGTGTACAAGGATTTGGCAGGGATGACGGATAACTATCAGCAGGGACCTGGCACTTACGAGCTCGTCTACGGGTTCCAGAATGAGGACCCGCAACTGGTCGAGGCAACGACTGGAGAAGTCATCAATTTATTTGGAAAAGCAGCAAGCAAAAAAACAATCAAGCCATTGGGGGATACGATCTCCAAAGAAACACCAGAAAAACGGCTGATTACAAAAGAAGAGGCACAAAAACTTGCAGAACAATACGTGAAAAGGCTGCCTGGCAACTATCGTTTTGACGGCAGCAGCGGCGGGGGCTCGAGTTCAGGACCAGGTGGAATCTCTGAACGCCACTGGAGTTTTGATTTCATGCCACAAAATGGAGGAAAAAAATCAGACGAGGTGGAAGTGGATATTAATGATCGGGGAGAATTGGTCGGTTATCAAGTAAATCCAAATGGTAAATTTGAAGAAACTCCCAAAAAGATGGTCACCACGTGGGAGCAAGCCGAAGAAAGTGCTACGGAACTTGTAAAATCGCTCTTGGACGATCAACTGGGAGAAATTTATCTCATAGAGGAGGAACCTTCGAAGGAGACTCTGCAAAGCTATGCCGATAATGGGGAGCATTACAATATTCAATTCGGCATGTTGGTCAATGGTATCCCGGTTGAAGATGAAACATTCAGAGTCGAGGTCAATCCGGAGACAGGGGTAGCTGAGTCACTGAACAAAAGGTCTCGATTGGAAACACGGCTACTGCCCAAGGCAAAAGTACAGCATATTGAACAACAAAAAGCGAAAGCTGTAATCAAAGAGCAGCAAAAGTTTCAGCTTGCCTACCATCAGCCTGTTCCAGAGTGGAAATCGGCGAAGCAGTCTGAACCGTTTCTTGTCTATCGGTACGTTGGCGATAACGGGATTGTAAAAGCAGGTACCGGTGAATGGTACAGCTTTGTTGAAGCGCAAAAAAAGCAAGCACCGAGCGACATCGATGAGCATCCGCAACAGGCAGAGCTTGAATTTGCGCTTCGCAGGGGGTGGATGACGGTTATAGACGGCCAGTTAGGACCTGAAAAAGAGGTTTCACGTGGGGAGATGGCCATGATTATGGCCCAGATGGCAGATGAGAGGGAATTCCGAAATCTGCGACCTTCCTTCGACAGCGATGAAGAACGGTTCATTCATGATTTTGCTGACGTACCTTCCTCACATCCAAGCTACGCTGCCATTCAAAAAAACGTTGAGTACAAGCTGATTCCAAAGTCAGGCAAAAATTTTGAGCCAGACCGAATGATTACACGCGCAGAAGTAGCCGATATGGTAGCGAGGATGTTGGGATACAATAACCTTCTGGACAAGCCTGAACTATTCAAGTCTCCTTACCAGGACTTGCAACCGCAGCATATACCAGCCGCTACTCTTCTCTCTGCTCACGATCTCTTCAAGGGAAAATCAGCAACGAATTTCGAACCGGATGCAACCGTTACCCGTGCACAAATCGCTGAATTGCTCAAAATGATTTACGACCAGCAGCAGGAGCGGCATTAA
- the hemQ gene encoding hydrogen peroxide-dependent heme synthase, translating to MSANEALLTLEGWYTYHNFRTINWEKWKAASAAERQEALDELNALIRTWEANEGENQGSTAVYSILGHKADLVFMFLRPTMQELDEIKTAFNKTRFAAYTEAPYSYVSVVELSNYVHNPGEDPKANPHVRDRLYPILPKWEHICFYPMNKKRDLQDNWYMLSMQERQEMMRSHGLIGRSYAGRVKQIIGGSVGFDDWEWGVTLFANDPLEFKHIVYEMRFDEVSARFGEFGNFLVGNVLNVETLAKKLEV from the coding sequence ATGAGCGCAAACGAAGCGTTGCTTACATTAGAAGGTTGGTATACGTATCATAATTTTCGCACCATCAATTGGGAAAAGTGGAAAGCAGCGTCCGCAGCAGAACGCCAAGAAGCGTTGGACGAGCTGAATGCATTGATCCGCACATGGGAAGCGAATGAGGGCGAGAACCAAGGCAGCACGGCTGTCTACTCCATCCTCGGACACAAAGCAGACCTCGTGTTCATGTTCCTGCGTCCAACTATGCAAGAACTCGATGAGATCAAAACAGCGTTCAACAAAACACGCTTTGCTGCCTATACAGAAGCTCCTTATTCGTATGTATCCGTAGTAGAGCTGAGCAACTATGTACATAACCCAGGCGAAGATCCAAAAGCGAATCCGCACGTGCGCGACCGCCTTTATCCGATTCTGCCAAAATGGGAACACATTTGCTTCTATCCAATGAACAAAAAGCGTGATTTGCAAGACAACTGGTACATGCTCTCCATGCAGGAGCGCCAAGAAATGATGCGCTCCCACGGCTTGATCGGTCGCTCCTACGCTGGCCGCGTGAAGCAAATCATCGGTGGCTCCGTTGGTTTCGACGATTGGGAGTGGGGTGTTACCCTGTTTGCCAACGATCCGCTGGAATTCAAGCATATCGTTTACGAAATGCGCTTTGACGAAGTGAGCGCACGCTTCGGTGAATTCGGCAACTTCCTCGTAGGAAACGTATTGAACGTAGAAACACTGGCGAAAAAGCTGGAAGTATAA